The proteins below come from a single Malus sylvestris chromosome 3, drMalSylv7.2, whole genome shotgun sequence genomic window:
- the LOC126616969 gene encoding uncharacterized protein LOC126616969, whose protein sequence is MARDPLFQSPKLTRPPPREKRRVGEVAGGAAAECAAVCCCCPCSVMNLLILAVYKAPKGLCMKAWAHTKKKRRCAVQKKGRLGGGGDDDDGKRASSCTEGDGEKKSNAETEGADLLEKEMWDRFHGAGFWRSASRRES, encoded by the coding sequence ATGGCCCGGGACCCCCTCTTTCAATCGCCAAAGTTGACTCGGCCGCCGCCCCGAGAGAAGCGGCGAGTCGGAGAAGTGGCCGGAGGCGCGGCAGCCGAGTGTGCGGCGGTGTGTTGCTGCTGCCCGTGCAGTGTAATGAATTTGCTTATATTGGCGGTGTACAAGGCCCCGAAGGGGCTGTGCATGAAGGCCTGGGCCCACACGAAAAAGAAACGACGGTGCGCGGTTCAGAAGAAGGGACGGCTCGGCGGCGGTGGCGACGACGACGACGGGAAGAGAGCGAGCAGCTGTACAGAAGGTGACGGAGAGAAGAAGAGCAACGCCGAAACCGAGGGCGCTGATTTGTTGGAGAAGGAGATGTGGGACCGATTTCACGGTGCCGGATTTTGGAGGAGTGCTTCCCGGAGAGAATCGTGA